A window from Salarias fasciatus chromosome 11, fSalaFa1.1, whole genome shotgun sequence encodes these proteins:
- the LOC115397254 gene encoding gamma-aminobutyric acid type B receptor subunit 2-like, protein MAVCWCVLLCCLATSQAQLLHPLPVLWMIPGGSTSGWGNLTGGLEPAVRLALQDLKNQPGPLRDFQIQIQLLDSQCDPAKALRALFDIMWAGPKYLLLLGGVCRPVTALIGRALPALHLVQVSFVASSPSLSNRKWYGRVFSTVPSDRSVNMAAVRLLQRHRWTRVGVVTQDRPHLSEMNKDLMRQLLKANIEVAVSPSLSEDICSSLKMLRDLDVRIFIAQFDDDSTSETFCCAYRLKLFGARYQWIVATGGAGGWKLGWQRSGCRAEDLQTAADGTIRLQLRTLSNRQTPGVSGQTPEEYQQAYLREVMEQRSEVNPLHTFAYDAVWVAARALAQTAEVLKRRHKYHNKTVGDDESVKMLLENVKNTNFQGVTGPVSFRNGERMTSIEIVQFQGQTNGVLVGEFSISSQQLRLKTPLLKFKGVGPPRDRPAIHVQDVQVGVPLYAVISSATVVTMVTTLTVLCVVIIGYKDCDSEDPNSITRLQSDVCRSSNTELWISVQCGSKVPLLVHDTQLHNNSVFGCFLAWQIRAVDSGHPALGGPQVALSVAAVTVCSAVGFLGSVLTSHSPSISFSLSSVSILSCNLFVLLVMFSPKLDVQINTLSLQLSDGVEPERLQREAGLQNGTFTHQSLCHEAPPSESDHINSPEVVRRRFSIQLPILHHSYLPVIGGVSSSSSNSSSKPDNLVVDNVLQ, encoded by the exons ATGGCGGTGTGCTGgtgtgttctgctctgctgtctggCCACGAGTCAGGCTCAGCTTCTCCACCCTCTGCCTGTGCTCTGGATGATACCGGGAGGTTCCACCTCTGGGTGGGGCAACTTGACCGGGGGCTTGGAACCAGCGGTCCGACTGGCTctacaggacctgaagaaccaacCTGGACCATTGAGGGACTTTCAGATCCAGATCCAGCTGCTGGACTCCCAG tgtgatcCCGCCAAAGCACTCAGAGCTTTGTTCGACATCATGTGGGCGGGGCCAAAGTACCTCCTGCTGCTAGGAGGGGTGTGTCGTCCCGTGACTGCTCTGATTGGTCGAGCCCTGCCGGCCCTCCACCTGGTGCAGGTGTCATTTGTGGCCTCATCTCCCAGCCTGTCAAACAGAAAATGGTACGGCAGAGTGTTCAGCACTGTGCCATCCGACCGCTCCGTCAATATGGCCGCCGTCAGACTGCTGCAGCGCCACCGCTGGACCAGAGTGGGCGTGGTCACACAAGATAGACCCCATCTCTCTGAG ATGAACAAAGACCTGATGAGACAGCTGCTGAAGGCCAACATTGAAGTGGCCGTCTCCCCGAGTCTCTCTGAAGACatctgcagcagcctgaagaTGCTCAGA gatcTTGATGTTCGTATCTTCATTGCACAGTTTGACGATGACTCTACCTCTGAGACGTTTTGCTGT GCCTACAGGCTGAAGCTGTTCGGTGCTCGCTATCAGTGGATTGTGGCTACAGGCGGAGCAGGCGGCTGGAAGTTGGGCTGGCAGCGCtctggctgcagagcagaagacCTGCAGACAGCCGCAGACGGAACCATCCGACTGCAGCTCAGAACGCTGAGCAACAGACAAACACCGGGAGTGTCAGGACAG ACTCCTGAGGAATACCAGCAGGCCTACCTTAGGGAGGTGAtggagcagaggtcagaggtcaatccGCTGCACACTTTCGCCTATGACGCTGTGTGGGTGGCGGCCAGAGCGTTGGCACAGACTGCCGAGGTTCTGAAACGCAGACATAAGTATCACAACAAGACGGTGGGTGACGACGAGAGTGTCAAGATGCTGCTGGAGAATGTGAAAAACACTAACTTCCAGGGAGTCACT GGTCCAGTATCTTTCAGAAATGGGGAGAGAATGACATCTATTGAAATCGTCCAGTTTCAAGGTCAGACCAA TGGTGTGTTGGTGGGAGAGTTCAGCATTTCCTCTCAGCAGCTCCGACTGAAGACTCCCCTGCTTAAGTTTaaag GTGTGGGACCCCCCAGAGACCGCCCCGCTATCCACGTGCAGGACGTCCAGGTCGGAGTCCCCTTGTACGCTGTCATTTCATCAGCCACAGTTGTCACCATGGTAACAACACTGACCGTGCTGTGTGTGGTGATCATCGGCTACAAAGACTG TGACTCCGAAGATCCGAACTCCATCACCAGGCTGCAGAGCGACGTCTGCAGGAGCTCCAACACGGAACTGTGGATCAGTGTGCAGTGTGGTTCCAAGGTTCCTCTGCTGGTACACGATACACAGCTACACaacaactct GTTTTTGGATGTTTCCTGGCATGGCAGATCAGGGCTGTAGACTCGGGCCATCCTGCGCTGGGCGGTCCCCAGGTGGCCCTGAGCGTGGCGGCGGTGACAGTCTGCAGCGCGGTGGGCTTTCTGGGTTCTGTGCTGACGTCTCACAGCCCGTCCatcagcttcagtctgagcAGCGTCTCCATCCTCAGCTGCAACCTTTTTGTCCTGCTCGTCATGTTCAGCCCGAAG CTGGACGTACAGATAAACAccctcagcctgcagctgaGTGACGGCGTGGAGCCGGAGAGGCTGCAGCGGGAGGCGGGGCTCCAGAACGGGACATTCACACATCAGTCACTCTGTCACGAAGCTCCGCCCAGTGAGAGCGATCACATCAACTCCCCAGAAGT GGTGCGGCGCCGGTTCTCCATCCAGCTGCCCATCCTCCATCACTCCTACCTGCCTGTCATCGGTGGcgtcagctccagcagctccaacaGCAGCTCC AAACCAGATAACCTGGTGGTCGATAACGTGCTGCAGTAA